CCAGTTGACTTTGGCGCACTGTGCTAATAGTTAGCTAACGTCCCTTTCTCCCTGCCGGTGTTTGTATATGAAAATGAGGCCAACTGCGAAAACATATTTCAGACACCCCCCACCTGTCTCCTTTATAAACAGAAGGCTTCAGTGATGTGTTGTTCTGCTGTTATTACACagaagagaaagtaaaacagCTCGAAGCAGTAGACTGATGGGAAGCAGGTCCAACAAACAGGGACTGACATCTCAAATCCCTTTTAGAGACTCTACAGTGTCCACAGACACGTGTTGTAAAAGCACTACCACTCCCACGAAGTTTTTAGTGTTTACTGGGACAACAGTGTGGTAATACATGAAACCAGTGGCtgacagggaaagaaaaaaaaaaggagtggCAGTTATTCCATTGGAAGTCAAAAGGCAGTCCAGTATAGATAAGAGGAAACATTGTCCCTTGCTGAGTGTACAGGTTTTAGTTTATCTGTACAATTTGTGTCCCTGGAGTGTACAGGCGAGAATCCCTGGCGATAAGCGGTGTAGTTGTGATGTAAGGCTGTTCTCTATACGCGATGTGTATACATGTTGTCCTGTCCATGTTCTCTGTCCCCGAACCATCGAAGCTGAGATCACTGAGGCTTTCACTCTAATACAACCTCTTTTGATTAGTGTAGGAATCCACTTCCCTGAGGTGATCAGCATGTGAGACCCTTTTCCCCTTTATAGCTTTTTGTAAGTGGTGGCTACGATGCCTCAAGCAGAAGTCGAGGGGGACAAAATGACAGTGAATGAAGGGATTGTAGCTCTTTTTGATAAGAGAACTTGTTTTCTCAGAAGGTGCGAGCATGGGCCTGCATGCGAGCTCGCGCGTGTAAAGCACATGGTCAGATTTATAGATGGTTCTGCTGATGTTCTCGCATTTTTCACGCTGCCACCCAGCTCTGTGCTGCTCACTTCCTTTGcaacacttcacacactctGCAGTGCCACTTCTCTTGGTAGGAGAGTAACGTGTGTCTCTGTCAAGGAATGAATGTGGTTGGCATTTGTGTAGGCATGCTTGCACAAGACGAGGGTGGAAATTGTAGCTGCGCTGTTTGTTACCGCCGCCAAGGAGGTTCTATTTTCATTGCTCAATATCTATCTGTCGGCAGGAATACGCAAAAAAAATCAGAAACAATTTTCgttgaaacttgatggaagcGTGGGGTATcagccaaggaagaacccatttatTTTAGGAGCAGATTTGATTAAAGGGGCAGATCCGAGATTTGTCTTTTACTCACCTTAACATTGCATTATAGGACGTTTTTCATAAATTGTGAATTgagatcttgatttaaaaaaaaaaaaagtggataGGCTTGTCGTTCTAGGAGTGTCGTTCTAGTTGTGTGGTGATGATTAATCACATTGGCAacgttttgtttgtttaaggaCCAACCTGTTTGATATTACAATGTTGATTCACAGTGAACTTTCCCAAGAAGTCCAAGAAAAGTTAAGTCAAGGGTGGCTTAATTTAAAGATGTCTCACCTAAATGATCAAGCATGTTCAGGTTCCCTtgattcaaatttttttttaataaccatGAACTGGATGACTGACAATCTTTGCAGACTTCTTAATGAAGTATTTCAGTGTGGTCAAATTTCCTGTAATCTGTGAATCAAATTTCTCAGAATATATTAGAAGATTAATAGTGCATGCTGAAAAAACAGTGCTTTGCTATAGTGCTAATCTGTGCCCTGCAGTTTAGACTGCTATATTGTTTCCATAGTAAGCACATTTAATTCAAACTTAACTCAAAACACAGCCATATACACACCTTGTATGAACTCCAGGGACGTTGCGCTGTAGCACTTGCACTTGTCCGTCACGTCTGGATAAAGTTACAAAGACTGGAATCGGGTTTGCTTTGACCTGCATGATGACAGGCCACCAAAATACTCCAGTACAGACGTTACATGTGGCCTTTTCTTACAACTCCTGGTTTACTTATGATCATAAGTCAAACAGATAAAAGTAGATGAACTCTTGTTGATTGATAATCACATCCTGACTGATTACGTTACTGAATGTGTTTCTTTGCAGTACAGCGCAGTGGACTCAAATCCCCTGTCCGTCTACGTCATGCACCCTTTCTGGAACTTTGTTGTGAAGGTGAGAAAGACCTGTTCAACTTGATCTGTGTTTGGGCATCTGGTCGAGCTGCATTATTAATGAGGTTTCCAAGCTGTCCACTGTGATACAGTAACAACACagccttacacacacacacacacacacacacacacacattcgtattcacacttgcacacacacactctctcctttGTCTCAGTGTCAGAACACATCCGTCTCTGATCGTTAATGTCTGATCTGGACTGTGGAGAATGGCGGTGGGTTGTTTTGATGCATATGCACAAACCACTCATCATCTTTTCGATGAATGTTTCCATTTTCCTCGTAAACAGCTCGATCAAGCACTGATGCATTAATTTACTTATCTGTATCAAACCATTGTGTTTACATTAATCTCAGCTTGACTGAAACCTGACATTACTTGTAACAAATGTATGTTCCCTTTCCTGAAATCATCTCTGCCCAGAATATGTGACGCAAATAATAACTGTCTCATTATGTAAACACTGTTATTATTACAACGAGAAGATTGACAGTGGTATTGTTATAGTTATTGTTTTGaatctctttttgtcttttctcacctcctcctccacagtttcTACCGACATCGCTGGCTCCAAACCTCATTACATTTACAGGCTTTATGTTTCTTGTGTTGAACTTCCTCATGTTGGCCTTCTACGACTTTGACTTCACTGCCTCTGGTAGGTCTTCCGCATACTTGACTTTTGCACTGACCTCTACAGAAATGCTGGTAAAAACGTTTCCATTGCACAATCTGATCAATCACCATCAGTGTCAAAATTACACACAAGTGCAAGAATAAACTTAAGCAAAGAACATGATAAGATGCTGATTCATATTTTTAGGGACCATTCTTCAGTCAGATTAACTCAAACTCCATTTGTTTGGATCAGACTATGGTTAGCTGAGATTAGGTGTTGAatactgtgtctctgtgtggtaTGATGTGTACTTACACTATTTGTGTCTCAGCTGCAGCACATGTACACGTGCCTAGTTTGGTCTGGGTTTCTGCAGGGATCTTCAACTTCTTGGCGTATACACTCGGTGAGTCCTAACCCCCGTCACCCCTGTGTGTTattgtatctctctctctgactgtgtgaGAGGCTCGGGGGAAGTCTTCCTCTCCAGTGGCCCCCAGGGCTGATCTCACAGCTTAAAGCAATCAGGCTACAAAAATAACTGTAAAGGCTTACCGTATGTGTAACATCCTGGAGACATGGATATATATTTAATTGCGTTTAGTGATAGTGAGTGTGTTGTCTGTTCAAATGTGATTGTGTTGATGAGAAAGCCACGTAGCTCTTTCATCAAGTAAAAGCAGATACCAATGTCAACAGGATGCCACATTGATCAATCAGCAGAATCATCATCTGAAAATACGGTTCTGACGTGAAAAAATGGATGTGcaatttaaatgtgaatttatcTGAATGTGGAATATGATCATGCTGCAGCATTCGTACTGTATCAACCCGAAACACCTTCACTCTGCTGTCAACAACACATAATGACGACTATCAGTATTcaaaggatgttgtgtttttcgaGAGACTGATGTATTTGTGCCACATTCGCATTACTCTCTACCACAATCATTACACTTTTCAGTCAGTGATTCAAATACTAACGAATGTCTCTGAGCTTATCATACCTGCAGTGGAAGAGCGTGCATACCAAGAGTAGATGTCCTCTAATATTCTACAGGCTGCCAGTCAGTGATTCTAACCAttgaccctgttcagacctggaaTCAACGTCCGTCCTGAGGGATCTGTTGGTCGTCAGCTCTAAATACTGATCAGAGGTTGTGACAGTAAATTCAGTGACGGGAAGCAGGAATGTGAATGTTTCTTAAAGACTTGGTGCAGTTATGCGAGTGTGAGCCGCAGCTTTAGCGGAAATGTGagacatgtaaaaaaaaaaaaattctgtttatgtttttcaatACAAATTTTCATATGgatatgttgtgtgtgtattgtgccTCTTCCGTGTGTTTTAGATGGTGTCGATGGAAAACAGGCGCGACGCACCAACTCCTCCACACCACTAGGGGAGCTTTTTGATCACGGCCTGGACAGCTGGGCCTGCATCTACTTTGTGGCCACTGTTTACTCCATATTTGGACGTGGTGAGTGCGGTGTGGGTGTGGCCACGCTGTATTACATCCTGTGGGTGGTGCTGTTTTCCTTCATCCTGTCTCACTGGGAGAAATACAACACTGGCATCTTGTTTCTGCCCTGGGGATACGACATCAGCCAAGtggtaaagacacacacacacataaacattcTTATTAACATTAACACTCCAGCCGTCTGATGACCTGGTGTCTCGTCTCCTTCCAGACCATCTCCCTTGTTTACATGGTCACCGCTGTGGTTGGCGTGGAAACATGGTACGAGCCAATCCTGTTCCACTTCCTCTACAGAGACCTTTTCACCTTTATGATCATTGGTGAGCCGTGACTGGTCAAACTAGATTCATTCACTCTGTCAAAGCAGCTACACTAATCAATGTTTGTTGATTTCCAGCTTGTTctttcactgtgaccttaccCATGAGCCTCTACAATGTCCTGAAGTAAGTCcagttttcatcagcgtttCATTATATTGTAGAATCGTCTTCACTCAGCGCTCTGAACTCTTTTCTCCCCGTGGTGTTTCAGGGCTTATCGCAGTAACACTCTGAAGCACAGCAACCTGTACGAAGCCTTCCtgcccttcctctctcctgtcctcctcttcatcttgtCCACCATTTGGGTGGTGTTTTCTCCATCCAACATCCTTGAGCTGCAGCCCAGGACCTACTACCTCATGGTGGGGACAGCATTCGCCAATGTCACGGTGAGAGTCTGCAGATTTTTCAACAcagtagctgctttcagacatgcactgaagtccggacattttcctgacattttccagaaggGCTGTATGATAGAACCCAAATGTCTGTATCAGTAACTCCATGCATTTTCTGGAAGTCTTTCCGCCAACCCTACTTTTAACATGTCCAGAAAAtttcagagtgagcccatgtgagaacactgcaggaaaatgtccagaaaattccTAGCGAGCGCGATTCTAACATGATGAGAACAgatgtgaaactggaagaacacaaatatctcaggactaaaaagaggagccatgcacgtagaagacacagacaaagattcACAAGCTTTTGGCAGAAGTCAAAGTCTATGTTGATGTGCTTTAAACAGT
This window of the Hippoglossus stenolepis isolate QCI-W04-F060 chromosome 20, HSTE1.2, whole genome shotgun sequence genome carries:
- the selenoi gene encoding ethanolaminephosphotransferase 1, which gives rise to MALYEYVTQEQLAGFDKYKYSAVDSNPLSVYVMHPFWNFVVKFLPTSLAPNLITFTGFMFLVLNFLMLAFYDFDFTASAAAHVHVPSLVWVSAGIFNFLAYTLDGVDGKQARRTNSSTPLGELFDHGLDSWACIYFVATVYSIFGRGECGVGVATLYYILWVVLFSFILSHWEKYNTGILFLPWGYDISQVTISLVYMVTAVVGVETWYEPILFHFLYRDLFTFMIIACSFTVTLPMSLYNVLKAYRSNTLKHSNLYEAFLPFLSPVLLFILSTIWVVFSPSNILELQPRTYYLMVGTAFANVTCKLIVCQMSNTRCQALSWLLLPMSLVVALAVTGVVASETLLLYLWTAAVILAHIHYGVSVVQQLSDHFNIFAFSLKKPNSDUQEEERIGLKGAEV